The following nucleotide sequence is from Candidatus Binatia bacterium.
CGAGGTACAGATCGCGCTGCTCAGCTCGCGTATTGAGTACCTGACGGAACATTTCAAGGTCCACAAGAAAGACCACCATTCGCGTCGCGGCTTGCTCAAGCTGGTCGGACAGCGGCGGCGGTTGCTGGATTACTTGAAGGGTCGGGAGTTTGATCGCTACAAGCGCGTGATCGATCGGTTGGGCATCCGGAAGTAGCGCACTCGCCCGGCCTGTTTCCCTTAGCGTCTTTCCCTCCCATTTGAGGGCCAGTAGCCCCGAAGGCTGCACAGGTCCGGGAGGTCGTACATGTACCGGAAAGTTGAAATCGAGTTTCACGGACGCCCGCTGTCTATCGAGGTGGGGCGCATGGCGAAACAAGCGGACGGGGCCGCCTTGGTCTCCTACGGTGAGACCGTTGTCCTCGTCACCGCCGTGTCTGCCAAGACGGCGCGCGAAGGCCTGGATTTTTTCCCGCTGACCTGTGACTACCAGGAGCGCACGTTTGCGGCCGGGAAAATTCCGGGCGGGTTTTTCAAGCGCGAAGGGCGGCCCTCGGAAAAAGAGGTCCTGACCTCAAGGTTGATCGACCGGCCGATCCGGCCACTGTTCCCCAAGGGTTTCGTCTGCGAAACACAAGTCATTGCGACCGTCGTGTCGCACGACCGAGAGAACGATCCGGACATGGTCGCGCTCATCGGTGCTTCGGCAGCCCTGCAGGTGTCCGATATCCCCTTCCACGGACCCATCGCTGCTGTGCGGATGGGCCGGATTGACGGGCAGCTGGTCGTCAATCCGCTGCAGACACAGCTTGAGCAAACCGAGTTGA
It contains:
- the rpsO gene encoding 30S ribosomal protein S15, producing the protein MGIAPERTKELIGQFQLHTSDTGSPEVQIALLSSRIEYLTEHFKVHKKDHHSRRGLLKLVGQRRRLLDYLKGREFDRYKRVIDRLGIRK